A stretch of Dasypus novemcinctus isolate mDasNov1 chromosome 14, mDasNov1.1.hap2, whole genome shotgun sequence DNA encodes these proteins:
- the CYP7A1 gene encoding cytochrome P450 7A1 isoform X2 yields MLLFMAYSWNKEKVFGHRSIDPSDGNTTENVNQTFIKTLQGGALDSLTEAMMENLQLLMRPSPRSKAKTAAWVTEGMYSFCYRVMFEAGYLTLFGRDLTRQDAQRARILNTLDNFKQFDRIFPALVAGLPIHVFKTAHHAREQLVEGLTHRKLRQRARVSELISLRMRLNDTVSTFDDTEKAKTHLAVLWASQANTIPATFWSLFQMIRSPEAMKAATEEVNKTLKNADQKVSFEGTPLYLSQMQLNDMPVLDSIIKESLRLSSASLNIRTVKEDFTLYLEDGSYNLRKDDFIALYPQLMHLDPEIYPDPLTFKYDRYLDENGKTKTAFYRNGYKLKYYYMPFGSGASICPGRIFAVHEIKQFLILMLSYFDLQLVDNHVKCPPLDQSRAGLGVLPPSNDIAFKYKLKDL; encoded by the exons ATGCTGCTGTTTATGGCTTATTCTTGGAATAAGGAGAAG GTGTTCGGGCATAGAAGCATCGACCCAAGTGATGGAAACACCACGGAAAACGTAAACCAAACTTTCATCAAAACTCTGCAGGGCGGTGCCTTGGATTCGCTCACAGAAGCCATGATGGAGAACCTGCAGCTTCTCATGAGACCCTCCCCGCGGTCCAAGGCGAAGACGGCCGCCTGGGTGACGGAAGGGATGTACTCCTTCTGCTACCGCGTCATGTTCGAGGCTGGGTATCTAACCCTCTTTGGCAGAGATCTCACAAGGCAAGACGCACAAAGGGCACGCATTCTCAACACCCTTGACAACTTCAAGCAGTTCGACAGGATCTTCCCGGCGCTGGTGGCGGGCCTCCCCATCCACGTGTTCAAGACGGCGCACCACGCGCGCGAGCAGCTGGTGGAGGGCCTGACGCACAGGAAGCTGCGTCAGCGCGCCCGCGTCTCCGAGCTGATCAGCCTGCGCATGCGCCTGAACGACACCGTCTCCACCTTCGACGACACCGAGAAGGCCAAGACGCACCTCGCCGTACTCTGGGCCTCGCAAGCCAACACCATTCCCGCGACTTTCTGGAGCTTGTTTCAAATGATTAG GAGTCCTGAAGCAATGAAAGCAGCTACTGAAGAAGTGAATAAAACATTAAAGAATGCGGATCAAAAAGTCAGCTTTGAAGGCACTCCTCTTTATTTGAGTCAAATGCAACTGAATGATATGCCAGTGCTGG ACAGTATCATCAAGGAGTCTCTGAGGCTTTCCAGTGCTTCCCTGAACATCCGGACTGTTAAGGAGGATTTCACTTTGTACCTGGAGGATGGTTCCTATAACCTCCGCAAAGATGACTTCATAGCGCTTTATCCCCAGTTAATGCACTTAGATCCGGAAATCTACCCAGATCCTTTG ACCTTTAAGTATGATCGATACCTTGATGAAAATGGGAAGACAAAGACTGCCTTTTATAGGAATGGATACaagttaaaatattactacatgCCCTTTGGATCAGGAGCTTCCATATGCCCTGGAAGAATATTTGCTGTCCATGAAATCAAGCAATTTCTGATTCTGATGCTTTCCTATTTTGATCTTCAGCTTGTAGATAATCATGTTAAATGCCCCCCATTGGACCAGTCCCGGGCAGGCTTGGGTGTATTACCACCATCAAATGATATTGcgtttaaatataaattaaaagatttGTGA
- the CYP7A1 gene encoding cytochrome P450 7A1 isoform X1: protein MMTISLIWGVVVVVCCCLWLILGIRRRQVDEPPLENGLIPYLGCALQFGANPLEFLRAKQRQHGHVFTCKLMGNYVHFITNPLSYHKVLSHGKFFDGKKFHLNTSAKVFGHRSIDPSDGNTTENVNQTFIKTLQGGALDSLTEAMMENLQLLMRPSPRSKAKTAAWVTEGMYSFCYRVMFEAGYLTLFGRDLTRQDAQRARILNTLDNFKQFDRIFPALVAGLPIHVFKTAHHAREQLVEGLTHRKLRQRARVSELISLRMRLNDTVSTFDDTEKAKTHLAVLWASQANTIPATFWSLFQMIRSPEAMKAATEEVNKTLKNADQKVSFEGTPLYLSQMQLNDMPVLDSIIKESLRLSSASLNIRTVKEDFTLYLEDGSYNLRKDDFIALYPQLMHLDPEIYPDPLTFKYDRYLDENGKTKTAFYRNGYKLKYYYMPFGSGASICPGRIFAVHEIKQFLILMLSYFDLQLVDNHVKCPPLDQSRAGLGVLPPSNDIAFKYKLKDL from the exons ATGATGACAATATCTTTGATCTGGGGGGTTGTTGTAGTAGTATGCTGCTGTTTATGGCTTATTCTTGGAATAAGGAGAAG GCAGGTGGATGAACCACCTCTGGAAAATGGGTTGATTCCATACCTGGGCTGTGCTCTGCAGTTTGGTGCCAATCCTCTTGAGTTCCTAAGAGCAAAGCAAAGGCAACATGGTCATGTTTTTACCTGCAAACTAATGGGAAACTATGTCCACTTCATCACAAACCCTTTGTCATACCATAAGGTGTTGAGCCACGGAAAATTCTTTGATGGGAAAAAATTTCACTTAAATACTTCTGCAAAG GTGTTCGGGCATAGAAGCATCGACCCAAGTGATGGAAACACCACGGAAAACGTAAACCAAACTTTCATCAAAACTCTGCAGGGCGGTGCCTTGGATTCGCTCACAGAAGCCATGATGGAGAACCTGCAGCTTCTCATGAGACCCTCCCCGCGGTCCAAGGCGAAGACGGCCGCCTGGGTGACGGAAGGGATGTACTCCTTCTGCTACCGCGTCATGTTCGAGGCTGGGTATCTAACCCTCTTTGGCAGAGATCTCACAAGGCAAGACGCACAAAGGGCACGCATTCTCAACACCCTTGACAACTTCAAGCAGTTCGACAGGATCTTCCCGGCGCTGGTGGCGGGCCTCCCCATCCACGTGTTCAAGACGGCGCACCACGCGCGCGAGCAGCTGGTGGAGGGCCTGACGCACAGGAAGCTGCGTCAGCGCGCCCGCGTCTCCGAGCTGATCAGCCTGCGCATGCGCCTGAACGACACCGTCTCCACCTTCGACGACACCGAGAAGGCCAAGACGCACCTCGCCGTACTCTGGGCCTCGCAAGCCAACACCATTCCCGCGACTTTCTGGAGCTTGTTTCAAATGATTAG GAGTCCTGAAGCAATGAAAGCAGCTACTGAAGAAGTGAATAAAACATTAAAGAATGCGGATCAAAAAGTCAGCTTTGAAGGCACTCCTCTTTATTTGAGTCAAATGCAACTGAATGATATGCCAGTGCTGG ACAGTATCATCAAGGAGTCTCTGAGGCTTTCCAGTGCTTCCCTGAACATCCGGACTGTTAAGGAGGATTTCACTTTGTACCTGGAGGATGGTTCCTATAACCTCCGCAAAGATGACTTCATAGCGCTTTATCCCCAGTTAATGCACTTAGATCCGGAAATCTACCCAGATCCTTTG ACCTTTAAGTATGATCGATACCTTGATGAAAATGGGAAGACAAAGACTGCCTTTTATAGGAATGGATACaagttaaaatattactacatgCCCTTTGGATCAGGAGCTTCCATATGCCCTGGAAGAATATTTGCTGTCCATGAAATCAAGCAATTTCTGATTCTGATGCTTTCCTATTTTGATCTTCAGCTTGTAGATAATCATGTTAAATGCCCCCCATTGGACCAGTCCCGGGCAGGCTTGGGTGTATTACCACCATCAAATGATATTGcgtttaaatataaattaaaagatttGTGA